The genome window GTCGGGCAAACAAGGGATTTCTCCGAAAAGAAAAAAACAAAAAACGAAATCCAAACCGAAACTGAATCCGGAAAAACCTTCGGATAAAACCTCGGAGTCGCTTCCCCGCGAAGCGGAAATACAAGAAGGGGTCGGACAAACTTCCGGAACGTACGCCGACAAAATCGAACTCAAACATACAACTTCGAAAAAGAAGCCGGCAAAATCCAAGAAGTCCAAAGAGCGGAACACATCCCGAACGAAGTCCGAAAAAAAACGGAAATCCGATGCGCAGGCAAAACCGAATTCTTCAAAGGAAACTTCTTCGCGGAATACTCAGCAAACACAAACGCCGAGTAAAACGGTCGTCGCTTCGATCGGAAACGCTTCTTTCGAATTGAATTTTGAATCTTTGAAATTCTGGTTTTCAACTACCGTGAATCCGATCGAACTTTCTTGGAGCCCGGAAAGAATTCTATTCTTAGCCGGAGAGAAAACCGCGGATGAATGGAATCAAATTCTTTCCGGAAAACCGGACGATACGACCGCGATACGACTTTTAAACTCCGGGCAGGATTTGAAATTCAACGAGGGCATATATTATACTGGCTGCGCTTCTTTGCAAATTCCGAACGGAGTCTCCGTTTTGAATTTCTTCTTTCGAGGAAATCGTTTGATCCGGCTAAAGCAGGAAAGTTTTTCTCTCAACAGCGACGGTTCCGGGAAATCCTGGGAACTGGAATAACGATTTTACTTTTCGCATAGACCTTGCCCGGAAAACCTGGACTCCATGAGTCTGAATTGCGGCATCGTAGGCCTTCCCAACGTAGGTAAATCCACTATTTTCAACGCCCTTACCAAAGCGGGTGCACAGATGGAAAATTATCCCTTCTGCACCATCGAACCGAACAAAGGAATCGTGGAAGTTCCGGATTCCAG of Leptospira sanjuanensis contains these proteins:
- a CDS encoding LIC11612 family fibronectin-binding protein, yielding MFRTNLKKAFLLVSIFCIFYDRNVFSETGGLQDRPVSVVLVCEPSAKADKPRYYKSASLFFKRLKNKRLQENGTAFFVGYGSFASEAPAEQLNLAGQNGYDLYIFPQTAAENLPTSPSGNAVPWISFVVEKKETLIKPTSPKKSGKQGISPKRKKQKTKSKPKLNPEKPSDKTSESLPREAEIQEGVGQTSGTYADKIELKHTTSKKKPAKSKKSKERNTSRTKSEKKRKSDAQAKPNSSKETSSRNTQQTQTPSKTVVASIGNASFELNFESLKFWFSTTVNPIELSWSPERILFLAGEKTADEWNQILSGKPDDTTAIRLLNSGQDLKFNEGIYYTGCASLQIPNGVSVLNFFFRGNRLIRLKQESFSLNSDGSGKSWELE